CTATAGTTTGCCTCTTTGTAGTATTTAATTAACCCCTAAACTTATTACTGAAATACCTGCTAGATGATAAAATAACTCacataaatgttttgaaaacactttaaGTTTAATgtttacaaatttttttcttcgAAAGGGTAGCACGTGCTAAGCCTTAAACAGGGCATAAGATGGCTGCTTTTGGTAActgaaaattaccttttctgtCCTGTATGCTATTATCAAAACATCTTCAAAACAATTTGCAGCGTTGCTGTACTGTAATATTAAAATGGATGTTTTCAGTGTCAAAACCCTGTATTGTTGAAcagtgactttaaaaaatactagaaGCAGAAATGTAGAATCGGAAGACTGCTTGATGTGGACAGTCTTctccatttccccccccccccccccccccccatatcTTTGCAGTAAGGTTTGTTGGAGAGGGAAGATggtttctcctcccttcccccaagATGCAAGTCCAATACAAGGGGTCGTTTTCAAAACGCATTAGCACAGGTTTGGCTGTTATTTCCCTGACTTCAGAAATGAGTGTGTGATATTATGTTTTGATGAATTTGAGGTCGTTTGTTGGTACCAAAATTGTGCAAAATAGGATGTGCATTTGTGAGGGTAAAATTCATATGGCTTCAATAATGTAACTTAAAATTGTGTCTTTTTAATGGTTCAGTGGCTTGACAAGTAATTTGGAGGACCAGTAATCATTAGCACAGGACCATATTTGTTGTTTTACACCATGGTGCTATTTTGTGGCTTTTAATGATTTTAGCAGGAATGGAGATACAGACAGGCCCTCTGACTCCTCTAGTAACATCTTAATTTACAAATATGTTGACATGTGAgtgtataatatttttttatacatatataaaagtTACTTATACAAAAAGacatgtatgcatatatttatatacacacatatgtgaGATGCATAAAATCCACTATCGTTACTATTTCACTGAAAGCAAGATTAGCCAGAGATAATATGCAACCCTGCCGCGCCTCACTAGTGATCTGCAATTTTAGGACACCTGACACACGTAATCCCAGGGAGGTTTTCTCCTTGGATCTATCCCTACATGGCTATCACTAATGGCAGAGAGGGCATGAAGGACTGCAGGGCACTTTACCTGTTGGGTGGGAGatcctttccttttaattccCTCGCTTTatggacttttaaaaaatccacttttaaattttggttgttgatttttaaaaaaatattaattttatttttaatagccctccagccctggggtcCACTCTGCACCATgcactgcagcaaaaccagggTGCGTGGGAGCCCGCTGCACGTCCCTGCCGAGCAGGTGCCTTACCGCGCCCAAGCCCGCTTCAAATACCGCACCCTGCCCTTGCAAAGCAGAAACTTGGCGGGGGAGGCTCAAAAAGCCCCCATATGAGgaattttcagtgattttctGTCTTATCTACGCAAGGAtaaatttgtgtttaatttctCCGTGTCCAAGGATGCCTCTGCCTTTCCGCCGTCCGTACCTGTAGACATAAAATCGCCGGTTTCGCCCTTCAGGGCATTTGCCCTCTCAAGAGCCTACGCGGGGCTTTGCGTGTGCTCGAGTGGCTCAGGGGAGGATAACGTCGAAGGGAACAAAGGTGCATCTGCACGGCAGATACTGCTTCTGTGGCAATCGCACCGGtttgctgtaattaaaaataggaGATTAGGCAACTGAcggggtagggggtggggggcgcatcaggacacacacacacacagcctaAAAAAGTCCTTAAACTGTTTTGCTATATTTGCTCACTTCATCCGACCTCGGCGGTGGCTCTGAAACGCCCCGCTCTCCGCATCGCCCTGTGGGAGCGCAGGAGCCTTTAACCCCCCCTCCTTCGTCTCGCCCCTTGCCGAGGTCTTCCCGTACCTTCGAGGTGGCGGACTAAAACCTTTAAGCCGCGGGTCGCGGGTGCTGTGGCAGCTCCGCAGGCGCTGGGGCCGATTCCCCGCTCCCCTCGAcggggggggggtggctgggggacaGGGTGAGTATCACAGGCGTCGCCGGGGCCCGCCGCGGGGAGCAGCTTTGTCCAGGAGGGATGAGTGGGAGTGCGGGAAGCAAGAGGAGGAGTCAGGTGCGTTGTTTTTGGGAACCTTCACAGAGATAAGAGTgggctctgcccagcctctgGCTGCCGGGCTGGAGCCGTACCTTGTCCCGGCTGGGTCTCGTCGCGGCCGTCTTGCCCGCGACAGGCTCCCGCAGGGCCGGGCGAAGCGGTCCCCGCGGCCGGCTGCCATGCGGTGGATCGCAGACTTCCTGCGGGCACGGCGCTCTTCCTCATCCGGGCCGCCTGctcccggccggcggcgggacGGGGGAAcggaccccagccccaccgctCGGAGGAGCTCGGGGTAGGGCAAGGAGACCCTCCGGAGGGACAAGCCAAATCCATCCCTCTCACAAGAgtccctccctgccccgggAAGGCTCTGGTGTGCCGTCCGCCGCCGCACGCCCCATGCAAAATAACGGCGGGGCGCGTCCCACCtgcccgggccggggcagctGTGGCCAGCCCCGGGGAAGCGGTTTGCCGGCTGGGCTgcgcccccctccccgtccTTCGCACCCCGCACCGATgtggggaggggctgggagcGCACGCCGCAGCCCCcgtccccttcctcctcccgTACCAACGGCGCCCCCGGGGGGTGGCAGCCCCCGCGGGAGCTCTCGGGGCGGTGTGAggccgcgctgccccgcggggTGCCGAGCTACCAGCTTGGCTGTCAGCACCCCGCGATCCTactccaccccacccctccccgcCAACTCCGTGCCCCCCAGGGAGGGAGCGCGGGTTTTCCCGCAGCCGACAGGACCACGGCCCCCTCCTCTCGtggagccggggcggggggatgctgcagtgccctgccccgccgggcgGCGAGCAGCGAGGGTAcgcagggccgggccgggggacGGTCTGCCCCGGGGGGGGAGGCGCGGGGGCCGGCCTCTGTCGTCGGGGAGGAGCAGCTGCCGAGCCGCGGCGGTCGAGGTCCTGGCCGGGGGAGACGGAAAGGCAGGGGGCGACCCTGTGTCGGGGCGATGGAGGCGTCCCCCCGGGGCGGCCGCTGTGCTGGCGACCGGCTGTGCAGCGCTGCTGCCCGCGGGGACCGCGAGGAGGTGCGGAAGCTCCTGGACGCGGGCGCGGATCCCAACGGGACCAACTCCTTTGGGAGGACCTCGCTCCAGGTACGGAGCagcggggttggggggggggttatggggcaggggggagggggtgtgtggaGTGTGACGGCTTGGGGGAGCTGTCCTTTGCCACGCTGGcgggggagaagggagggattTCGGGTTTTgaattgatttttattgttattatcgGAACCGAGCTCCAGCCGCAGCTGCCTGAATGCAGGAGGGTATTTTCTGAACCCCCGATCTCCTGCAAACACTAAGATAGGGttgggaggggggggtgggggggttgggggggtgggggggtgcacCGGTGTCAGCAAACGAATTATGCGAAAGGGTACTCAAAAGGAGAAGTAGGACTGCAAAATCCTCTTCCAGATGGGTTCAGGGAGTTGATTGCGCTTCGATCgacttttcttgtttgtttgcttgctttaaaTATAGCCTTAATGGGTCTTTCCCCCAAGGAAATAGAAACGGGGTCCCTTACTACTATATGCGTGTGAAAGAATAGCACAGAAGACGGTGTAGAAATTGTCACTGAGCAAAAACTGTAACTTGAAACTAGGTATATATTAGTAGTTGTCACTGTTATGagtggtatttttaatattaattattcatCAATAGTGGTTGTATTCATTGATAGTATTACAAGTACAGTGTGCAGTGGAGCTGTTTTGAGACATTTTGAGAGCTAGAAGTGTGTTATATTAATTGGCATACTTAAGCTGGAAGAGTTAGGTTCTCATCGAACGATTAATGTACTGTGATTTAAACTGGAGCTGTGCATTTCATGAAAAGGGTTTTCTCGAGCTTCCATTTGAATGTAATGATTCACCAGCTGAACAGCCATTTTGGCACTTGCACTTTATAtagaaaaggaattatttttctgaagtaagtTACTGAGAAAGGCACTGAGAAAATTATTCGTTTTATTTCTGTCGCAGGTTCAAATTCCAGATGAAAAGGCTCTCCAAATTGTAgtaaattttctctttccacccCTTACTTCTGGCTGAGACTAAGTTCTGTTTCCTTTACCAACACTTTGCAAAATGGCTGCCACTCTGACATGCGGACTTGCTTTATCTTTCTGAAAGACTTAACCTCTACAGGAATTGATAAATTATGAAGtttataaacattttcacacttctattataaataaaaccaaatatttgtAGTCCATAAACAGATTCTCTcgagaaagaaaataatgagaaaacaagttttctcaAGGCATTTTCTACAGTCTTAAGGCTCAATTCATGGAGGTTaaaattccactgaaaataaCCAGGAGAACGGGGAAAGTAAAAACCCAACCGTCAGTTTCTTCTATTTGCTTGCGTGTTGCTTTTACTTGTCGTGCATAAGTACACCTTGGCAGAAgttcctgcttttgtttcagctgcGGAGTGGCAGGGAAGTTTTGTGTATTACCCATGGGCGCTCAACAGCTTTCCTTGCTCCTGTGAGAAGAAGCACAAGTTTAGCCAGAGCTGAGAGAGAGCAAAACGGTTCGATCCAGAACTCAAGAGCAGGGAAATCCTCACCTGGCACCGAAAAGAGCCACTGCCAGGGCTGTTACACCTGGCCGTCCGGCCCCGCCGTGCTTCCTGCGCTGCTGCTGCGATGTTCATTGAAAAATCATAGCGTGTCCGCTCCTCAGCGCTGTTACGGAACGCGTAGTGCGTGTACATACAGTGTGTATACACCCCCACCCACTCTCTTTATAGTATAACAAATGATACATATAAATGGCGTATATATCTGTcgtgtatgtatgtgtgtacacacaACACAAGTACCATACATACCATGTTATATATAAATGGTGTAAAATGTGGAACTGAACATACACGTATGTAGTACTTATTCTGGAAATCACAGCCATCTTAGCTAATATCTTaatttatcatagaatcatagactaTCTCacgttggaagggacccatacAGGATCACCGAGTACAGCCGTGTGCCCGTATGCAGGTTACAGCTGCAAACAGCTGACGTGGGAAAACTATGCCCCAAAGACACCCCGGCCGGCAGCCTCCCAGCcgccagccgccgccgccccgcagcTCTCCGCAGCCGCCGCGCTAACGCTGTGTCTCCCCGCAGGTGATGATGCTGGGCAGCCCGCGGGTGGccgagctgctgctgcagcgcGGAGCCGACCCCAACCGCCCCGACCCGAGCACCGGCTGCTTCCCGGTGCACGACGCGGCCAGCGCCGGCTTCCTGGAGACGCTGGAGGCACTGCACCGCGCCGGGGCGCGGCTCGACCTGCCCGACGGCTTCGGCCGCCTCCCGCTCGACGTGGCGGCGGGGGGCCCGCACGGACCGGTGGGCCGCTACCTGCGACACCCGCCGCCCCTCCACGCTGCCGCACCGGGAGACGGGCCGGCCGCGGAGGGGGCTGTGCACTGGCACGCCCGCGGCGGTCGCCCCTGCTGGCCGCCGTCGCCGCCACGCCGCGCCGCCCCTCCTGAAGCCCCGGTggcagccgccccccgccaAGACCTCCTCCCCCCGTGCCGTGCGCGCATCTCCGAGGAAGGTACCGGGCAGGTCCTCCCCGCCGTCGAGGCACCCAGCGAGCGCTGACGGCTGACGATGCTccaggcagcccagctgctggggagggtctgcctctgcccctctgccccagagCTTCTCCCTCACCCCCGGGGCACTCCGTGTCCTGCTTCTGCTAGGCTATGCATGCTGATGAAATCTTTAAGGAAAAGCGGAAGGGACCAAAAGAGGGCCGCAGGGAGACCTCCTGGTTCTCCCCTCCGCAGGTTCACCGGCGGGCAGGGAACAAGCGGCAAACTGCTCTCCGGTGCCCCGCGGGGCaatggggggaagggggaagggaattTCGTCGTTTCTTCCCTCCATTGTTAATTTGATGCGGTTTAGAGAAGTGAGAACGCTTTGCATTTTCGTGATACCTTTAGATTCCTTTATATAGCTCTTCAAAATAGTGAACACCTTAGCCAACCCGTTTACAAAATCAATTAATCTTCAAATCCGCCCCTTCACCATCCCGCTCGACTCAGAgagtcttaaaatatttaacactgtTCGAGATTATAGTTTGGGAACAGCTATACGTATTATGTATAGATGTATTCATTCATGAAAGTTATCCATGTGAGAAACCAATTGGTGATCCTTTAGTTACCGCGCAGATTTAACATTTGGACATATCTTGTTGATTCAGAAGATCTGGGCAATGAGCTCGGTATTTTTAAGACGGCTTTCCTTGTCTCCAAACCAGATAATCACAGAGCTTGGATCTGGATTTCTTCACCGGCATTGGCTCTGTTTTTCCCACGCGATTTCCATGGTCTACCCAATGTTGGTACCACTTACGTGTGATTAAATACCTGTTATTATTCAACAGCAAAATAGGAAAGAGgttggcttaaaaaaaaataatccttgtgTTCAACTATTAAATGCCCTGTACGCAGCAATACTCGGTGTTGGACGGTGCTATTCATTTCGACTTTGTCTATCGCTTACATCTTTTGTGTCTGTgcataaatacacatttatacatacacacactaAGTGTGTACACAATAAgtacacatacacacaacaCGTTCGCGCAGGTCGAATGCACAGGGCTTATACGCAGGTGTGTGTTATTTACGAACATACACACTCGAGTTAAAAGCACCCATGGAACACGCtaatttccttatttaaaagaaCGCTTACAGAGCAATAGGAAATGCACTTGCTAACTTCGCGTGGCTCTACGATCTctttaaaagcaggttttttcttttcctgctaaAAAACCAAAGGCAATTATACGCTGTAGAGGCATCGCGGCGCATGCTGTGCCTGGAGGTTATCCCTTGCCAATTCCCGCAGGTAGGATGGCGGTTTGGTTGCCCGTGACTAGGAGCCTGCACTGTGCTCGCCGGCACGGGGCCAGAAGTGCTCCCATGCACCGTCATTTCGCCTCCAGCTTACCGAGGAACGGCTTTCTGCCgctcatttctttaaaatagaagGGCGGGGGTGGTAAGGAAAAAAGTCGCCCTTctctcaccaaaaaaaaaaccaacccaaaccaaccaacgAAAAAAAAGTGACTTCCTAGATCTTTGGGGACCAAATCGATGACAAGCCCAGCCCGGAGGGCGGGCCGGCAGGAGAGGGATCAGCAAATCGGTCTGGGTCGGGGGCAGGGTAGGGTGGGAAgaaggtgggggtttttttctctcccgTCCCCGCGGCTTGCGTGCAGGAGGGAACTCAGCTGAGCCTTGCGATGCTTGGGGCGGAGGGCAGGTGGCGGTCCTAGCGGCCGGCGGACCCCGGCCGGAGCGGCGGGGCGCAGAGCATCCCTGCATCTTCTGGGCTCCCCGCGACGCCCcagcccccgctgcccgccgccctgcccgccggcTGTCCGCCGAAGGCTCCCCCTTCCCTGCGGGAAGGAGGGCCGGAGCCCCGGGAAGTCCGTTCGGAAACATGGCAGGTGGAGCTGCGTTCACGCCAGGGTGCCTACGAGCTTTCCACGCAGCCTCTCCCCACCCGGGAAAGCCGTGCGGAAAGAGCCTGACCTTCCTAGGGCTTTGGCCTCGGAGGTGCCGTAGCCCCAGGTTTCCTGGGGATGTCGTCTGACGAGGATGAAGAGTTTTTGGGACAGAGATACACGCAGTGATTTCGGCGGTGGTGTGAGTCTGGTAAGTGCCTGAACGGACAAGGCGTTCACCAGCCTGCACAACTTTCAGCACTGGCACCATgaacagggaggaaaggaagagtttGCACTGCTTAGCAAAGTATAGAAAAAGGTTTTCCTCCCTTTGTCCAGCCCAACCtctgtgaaaaaatattcacagcttCTTTTGTCTCTctaaaaagtcttaaaaaagaTAGGTTCACCACACTGAGGTAGCAGCTTtatgctgctttcccttctttcatAAATGTTCACTCTTAGACAAGGAGCCAGCAGCCCTATGTGTTAGAAAGCATTCTTCAATTGCATGTGAACGCCAGATCTAAATAATTTGACTAAGGTATTTTCTGTTGTGGTCTCCTCTCTCaggctttttatatttaataaaaataccttcATGGTAATGGcacttagaaaaacaaatttttttctattacacaTTCTGGAAATTTACTCTTTGAGGACAGGACTTCCAAGCTTTACAAGAGCCGTAACCCCCTTCAAATTCACCTAAGTTTATTGTGTCTGTCAGTTCATAGGCTTTACATATCTCGTTCACAGCTTTTGAAACCTTCACAGAAGTgcaaaacaaaaggcatttcaggaa
The Falco rusticolus isolate bFalRus1 chromosome Z, bFalRus1.pri, whole genome shotgun sequence DNA segment above includes these coding regions:
- the LOC119141774 gene encoding cyclin-dependent kinase 4 inhibitor B-like isoform X1 — encoded protein: MAHPPRCRRGAGAALAAAPRSATGPAEEAPREPPAQVMMLGSPRVAELLLQRGADPNRPDPSTGCFPVHDAASAGFLETLEALHRAGARLDLPDGFGRLPLDVAAGGPHGPVGRYLRHPPPLHAAAPGDGPAAEGAVHWHARGGRPCWPPSPPRRAAPPEAPVAAAPRQDLLPPCRARISEEGTGQVLPAVEAPSER
- the LOC119141774 gene encoding cyclin-dependent kinase 4 inhibitor B-like isoform X2, translated to MMLGSPRVAELLLQRGADPNRPDPSTGCFPVHDAASAGFLETLEALHRAGARLDLPDGFGRLPLDVAAGGPHGPVGRYLRHPPPLHAAAPGDGPAAEGAVHWHARGGRPCWPPSPPRRAAPPEAPVAAAPRQDLLPPCRARISEEGTGQVLPAVEAPSER